The window TCGGCCCAGATGCCGATCTCGTACACCGTGCGGCCGACCACGTCGGCGGCGTTGTAGCCGGTCAGGCGGCAGAAACCGTCGTTGATTTCCAGGTAGCGACCGCTGTAGCGTTCGGTGATGGTGATGGCGTCAGGGCTGGAGTGGAAGGCCTTGGCAAACTTCTCCTCGCTGGACTTCAGCGCCGCCTCGGCGCGCTGCTGCTGGGTGATGTCGCGCAGGGTGGTAACACTGCAAGGCTGGTCATCGACGGTGATCAGGCGGCTGGAAATCACGCAGGTCAGCGGTGCCCCATTGCGGTGGTTGACCACTACGGCGACGTTGCTCAGGGCCTGCTCGCGGATTACCCGCTCGATGCGTTGCGCGCGCTCGATGGACTCCGCCCACAGGCCGATTTCCTCGGCGGTGCGGCCGATCACCTGCTCGGTGCTCCAGCCGAAGGTCTGGGTGAACGCCGGATTGATCTCGATGAACTGCCCGGTGTCCTGGCGGGTGACACAGATTGGGTCGGGGCTTACCTGGAACAGGCTGGCGAACTTCTCTTCCGAAGCGCTCAGGCGCTGTTCGCGCTCCACCTGGTCGGTGATGTCGAGCAAAGTGCCAGCCATGCGCAGCGGGTTGCCCTGCTCGTCGCGGTACAGCCGGGCGCGGCTTTCGATGTAGCGCGAGATGCCGTTTTCCAGCTGTACCCGGTAGGTGATCTGGTAGTTGCCGGCAGGTCCTTCGCGCAGGCTGCGGTAGGCCTGGCGCATGGAATTGCGCTCTTGCTCCGGGACCCCTTCGAAAAACGCGTCGAACGATTCGTGAAACGGGATGGGCGGCAGGCCGTGCAGCTGCGCGGCGCGCGCCGAACCGTAGAGCATGCCGCTGGGAATATGCCAGTCCCAGGTGCCCAGCTGTGCCGAATCCAGGGCCAGGTCCAGGCGCTCCTGGCTGTCCTTCAAGGCCTGCTCGGCACGTTTGCGCTCGGTGGTGTCGATAAAGGTGCTGAGCAGGAAGGTTCCGCCCTCCAGTTCGATGCCCTGGGTACAGAGGATGCCGTCATGTACCTTGCCGCTGGTAGCGCGGAACTGGACTTCCATTATCAAAGGGCCAGTGTTGCCACGGGTCGACTCCAGCAACTGGTGGCGCTGTTCGGGGTTTGCCCACAGGCCAAGCTCCAGGCTGGTCTTGCCGATCACCTGGCTACCGGGCCAGCCGAACATGTCTTCGAAGTGCTGGTTGACCTCGAAGATCATGCCGTCGTGGCGTCGGGTGAGCAAAATGGCATTGGGGCTGAGGTGGAACAGGGTGGCGAAGCGTTTTTCCGAATTGATCAACGCCGTTTCCCGCTCGCGCTGGCGGGTGATTTCACGGATCACCCCGATCATCTGCGGCCGGCCGTTCGGGTCGTGGGTCAGGCTGCCGTTGATCTCCAGCCAGTGCAGGCTGCCGTCCGGCCAGCGGATGCGGTGGCGCATGGCCTGCTCCACCGGTTCGCCGTTGAACACTGCCTGGAACACCTGGCGTGTGCGCGCACGGTCTTCCTCCGGCAGCAGGTCGAGGTAGTCGATATCTGCGGGGAGCGGGCGCTGCGGGTCGAAGCCGAACAGAGCCTGGGTGCCCCGTGACCAGCTCACCCGGCCGCTGTCGATATCCCATAGCCAGGCTCCCAGCCGTGCGCCGTTGAGTGCGGCCAGCAACTGTGGGGCGTTCTGCCAGGCCTGTTCCGACTCCTGAGGGTCGGCCGCTGGTATGCGCGGCAGGCGCAAAAAGCGATTCGCTGATTTGGGCATCGGTACCAGACCTTTGGCGTATGACGCGTCCTTGGAGGTGGCAATACCGGGCTGACGACCGGTCAGGCGGGCCCTGCGTGGCTGTCGAGCAGGGCCATGAATGCCCTGGCCGCGTTCGAAAGCGTACGCTCCGTGTGCAAAATGTAGCCTAGCTGGCGAGACAGCTGTATGCCCGGCAAGGCGATGGGTGCAACCTGTTCGTCGAGCATGGTGCGCGGCAGCACGCTCCAGGCCAGGCCGATGGACACCATCATCTTGATGGTTTCCAGATAGTTGGTACTCATGGCGATGTTCGGCGTCAGGCCCTGGCTTTCGAACAGGCGCTGAACAATGTGGTGGGTAAAAGTGTTGCCGCCCGGGAACACGGCCGGGTGGCGGGCGACGTCGGCCAGGCTGACCGTGTTGTTGTTGGCCAGCGGGTGCTCGGGAGCGGCGACGAAGTCCAGGGCGTCGTCCCATACCGGCACGGCCTTGACCAGGTGGTGCGGCTCGGGTGCCAAGGTGATAACGGCAATCTCCGCGCGGCCATGGAGGATTTCGTCGTAGGCCGCTTCCGAATCCATGAACTGAATATCCAGCGCCACTGCAGGGTATTCCCGGGTGAAGGCCCGCAGCAGCGGGGGTAGGCGGTGCAAGCCGATATGGTGGCTGGTGGCAAGGGTCAGCCGACCACTCACTTCCCCGGTCAAATTGGTCAGCGCGCGCCGGGTATCATCGAGGACGTTGAGGATCTGGTAGGCGCGGGGAAGCAGGGCGCGGCCCGCCTCGGTCAGGGTCACCTCGCGGCCCAGCCGGTCGAACAGGCGCACATCCAGTTGCTGTTCCAGTCCGGCGATGCGTTTGCTGACGGCCGGTTGAGTCAGGAACAGGCGGTCGGCCGCCCCGGAAAAACTACCGGTTTCGGCAATTGCGATGAAGGCGCTAAGGTTGGCCAGATCCATGGGGTCGCATTCCTGTTGGTTATCCAAAGCATAAAAATTATGAATTTGAGTTATTCAATCTAACCCCCTAGCATCGACCGCACAAGCCAAGGGGTCTTTGGCATAGAAAGACGCTGATGAGGAACAGTCTGATGGCTGGCAAAACGCTCTACGACAAACTCTGGGAAGCCCATGAGGTCAAGCGCCGTGATGACGGCTCGTCCTTGATCTACATCGACCGTCACATCATCCACGAAGTGACGTCGCCCCAGGCCTTCGAAGGCCTGCGCCTGGCCAACCGCAAACCTTGGCGCATCGACGCCAACATCGCCACGCCTGACCACAACGTGCCGACCACGCCAGAGCGCAAGGGCGGTATCGAGGCCATCGTCGACCAGGTGTCGCGCCTGCAGGTGCAGACCCTCGACGAGAACTGTGACGAATATGGCATCGTCGAATTCAAGATGAATGACGAGCGTCAAGGCATCGTCCACGTCATCAGCCCGGAGCAGGGTGCCACCTTGCCTGGCATGACTGTGGTCTGCGGTGACTCGCACACCTCCACCCACGGCGCCTTCGGTGCCCTGGCCCACGGCATCGGCACCTCCGAAGTGGAGCACGTGCTTGCTACCCAGTGCCTGGTCGCCAAGAAAATGAAGAACATGCTGGTGCGCGTGGAAGGCCAGTTGCCTGCCGGCGTAACCGCCAAGGACATCGTCCTGGCCGTGATCGGCAAGATCGGTACCGCCGGTGGTAACGGCCACGCCATGGAATTTGCTGGCAGCGCCATCCGCGAATTGTCGATGGAAGGCCGCATGACCATCTGCAACATGTCCATCGAAGCCGGTGCCCGCGTAGGCCTGGTGGCGGTGGACGACACCACTGTTGCCTATGTCGAAGGCCGCCCGTACGCGCCGAAGGGCGAGCAGTGGAAGCAGGCGGTCGAAGCCTGGAAAGGCCTGGTCTCCGACGCTGACGCGGTGTTCGACACCGTGGTCGAGCTCGACGCTGCGCAAATCAAGCCGCAGGTCAGCTGGGGCACTTCGCCGGAGATGGTCCTCGCTGTCGACCAGCGCGTGCCGGACCCGGCTGCCGAGCCTGACCTGATCAAACGTGGTTCGATCGAGCGTGCCCTCAAGTACATGGGCCTCGCCGCCAACCAGGCGATAACCGATATCAAGCTCGACCGCGTGTTCATCGGTTCGTGCACCAACTCGCGTATCGAAGACCTGCGCGCTGCCGCCGAAATCGCCAAGGGCCGCAAGGTCGCTGCCAACGTCAAGCAGGCGCTGGTGGTGCCGGGCTCGGGCCTGGTCAAGGCCCAGGCCGAGCGCGAAGGCCTGGACAAGATCTTCCTCGAGGCCGGTTTCGAATGGCGTGAGCCAGGCTGCTCGATGTGCCTGGCGATGAACCCGGACCGCCTGGAGAGCGGCGAGCATTGCGCGTCTACCTCCAACCGCAACTTCGAAGGCCGTCAGGGGGCCGGTGGCCGCACCCACCTGGTCAGCCCGGCCATGGCCGCCGCCGCCGCGGTGACCGGCCACTTCATCGATGTCCGCGAGTTGATCCAAGGGAGCGCAGCATGAAAGCCTTTACCCAGCACACTGGCCTCGTCGCGCCGTTGGACCGTGCCAACGTCGACACCGACCAGATCATCCCCAAGCAGTTTTTGAAGTCGATCAAGCGCACCGGCTTCGGCCCCAACCTGTTCGACGAGTGGCGTTACCTGGACGTGGGCCAGCCTTACCAGGACAACAGCAAGCGCCCGCTGAACAAGGAGTTCGTGCTCAACCACGAACGCTACCAGGGTGCCAGCGTGTTGCTGGCGCGGGAGAACTTCGGTTGCGGCTCCAGCCGTGAGCACGCCCCATGGGCGCTGGACGAGTACGGCTTCCGCAGCGTGATCGCGCCGAGCTTTGCCGACATCTTCTTCAACAACAGCTTCAAGAACGGCTTGCTGCCGATCATCCTCAGCGACGAGGAAGTCGACGAGCTGTTCAAGCAGGTCGAAGCCATCCCGGGCTATCAGCTGACCATCGACCTGCAGGCGCAGGCGGTGACCCGTCCGGATGGCAAGGTGCTGCACTTCGAGATCGATGCGTTTCGCAAGCACTGCCTGCTCAACGGCCTCGACGACATCGGCCTGACCCTGCAGGACAGCGATGCGATCAAGGCCTTCGAAGGCAAGCACCGCGCCGGGCAGCCTTGGCTGTTCCGTGATGCCTGAATGATGTAGTTGGGTTTGCTGGCCTCATCGCCGGCAAGCCAGCTCCCACAGGAACTCCACAGGTCTGAAGACTGTGGGTTCTCTGTGGGAGCTGGCTTGCCGGCGATAGGGCCAGTAGAGACAACCCAAAACCAAAAGGATCGAGACATGACCAGCACCCAGCACACCGATGTGGTCCAACGCCAGTTCGGCGAACAGGCCAGCGCCTACCTCAGCAGCGCCGTGCACGCCCAAGGCAGTGAATTCGGCCTGCTGCAAGACGCGCTGGCAGGGCGGGGCCATGCCCGCGTGCTCGACCTTGGCTGCGGTGCCGGTCATGTCAGTTTCCACGTCGCCCCTCTGGTTGCCGAAGTGGTCGCCTACGACCTCTCGCAAGCCATGCTCGACGTGGTCGCCAGTGCCGCCGCCGAGCGCGGCCTGGCCAATATCACCACCGAACGCGGTGCCGCCGAACGCCTGCCGTTCGCCGACGCCTCGTTTGACTTCGTCTTCAGCCGCTACTCGGCCCACCACTGGAGCGACCTGGGTCTGGCCCTGCGCGAAGTGCGCCGAGTGCTCAAGCCGGGTGGCGTGGCGGCGTTCATCGACGTCATGTCGCCGGGCAGCCCGCTGCTCGACACCTACCTGCAAACGGTCGAAGTACTGCGCGACACCAGCCACGTGCGCGATTATTCCGCTGCCGAATGGCAACGCCAGGTCAGCGAGGCTGGCCTGCATGTACGCAGCCACACCCGCCAGCCGCTGCGCCTGGAGTTTTCCAGCTGGGTCGAGCGCATGCGCACCCCCGAGCCAATGCGCGTGGCAATTCGCCAATTGCAGCAAGCCATGGGCGAAGAAGTACGGCAGTATTACCAGATCGAGGCCGATGGTTCGTTCAGCACCGATGTGCTGGTGTTGTGGGCCGAGCGTTAAGAACTTTTCGGTGGGGCCCGCTTGGCCGCGCCGCGTGAATGGATAGAGGAAAGCATGAGCAAGCAGATTCTGATTCTCCCAGGTGACGGTATCGGCCCGGAAATCATGGCCGAGGCGGTCAAGGTGCTGGAGCTGGCCAACGACAAGTTCCAGCTCGGTTTCAACCTGGAGCACGACGTGATCGGTGGCGCCGCCATCGACAAGCACGGTGTGCCGCTGGCCGACGAGACCCTGGAACGTGCGCGCAAGGCCGATGCCGTGCTGTTGGGCGCCGTGGGCGGGCCGAAGTGGGACAAGATCGAACGGGACATCCGTCCCGAGCGCGGTCTGCTGAAAATCCGTTCGCAACTGGGCCTGTTCGCCAACCTGCGCCCGGCCATCCTCTACCCGCAACTGGCCGATGCCTCGTCGCTCAAGCCAGAGATCGTTTCCGGCCTGGACATCCTCATCGTCCGTGAGCTGACCGGCGGTATCTACTTCGGTGCCCCGCGTGGCCAGCGCGAGCTGGAAGGCGGCGAGCGCCAGGCCTACGACACGCTGCCGTACAGCGAAAGCGAAGTGCGCCGCATTGCCCGTGTCGGCTTCGACATGGCCCGCGTGCGCGGCAAGAAGCTGTGCTCGGTAGACAAGGCCAACGTCCTGGCTTCCAGCCAGCTGTGGCGTGAAGTGGTCGAGGACGTGGCCAAGGACTATCCGGATGTTGAACTGAGCCACATGTACGTCGACAACGCCGCCATGCAGCTGGTGCGTGCGCCCAAGCAGTTCGATGTGATGGTGACCGACAACATGTTCGGTGACATTCTGTCGGATGAAGCTTCCATGCTGACCGGCTCCATCGGCATGCTGCCTTCGGCGTCGCTGGATGCCGACAACAAGGGCATGTACGAGCCGTGCCACGGCTCGGCGCCGGACATCGCAGGCCTTGGCATCGCCAACCCGCTGGCGACCATCCTGTCGGTGTCGATGATGCTGCGTTACAGCTTCAATCAGTCGGCTGCCGCCGAGGCGATCGAGAAGGCCGTGAGCCTGGTCCTGGACCAGGGCCTGCGCACCGGCGACATCTTCTCGGAAGGCTGCCGCAAAGTTGGTACGCAGGAAATGGGCGACGCAGTAGTCGCAGCGCTGCGGAATCTGTAATCTCTCTGGCCCGCCACCCAAAATTCCCGGTGGCGGCCCACTTTTAGCAAAGGTGTAGTTGCGATGAAACGTGTAGGTCTGATCGGTTGGCGCGGTATGGTCGGTTCCGTGCTCATGCAGCGGATGCTGGAGGAGCAGGATTTCGACCTCATCGAGCCGGTGTTCTTCACCACCTCCAATGTTGGCGGCCAAGGCCCGAACGTGGGCAAGGATACAGCACCGCTCAAGGATGCTTATTCGATCGAAGAACTCAAGACCCTCGACGTTATCCTGACCTGCCAGGGCGGCGACTACACCAACGAGGTCTTCCCCAAGCTGCGTGAAGCCGGCTGGCAGGGTTACTGGATCGACGCCGCCTCGTCCCTGCGCATGCAGGATGACGCGGTGATCATCCTCGACCCGGTCAACCGCAAGGTCATCGACCAGCAGCTGGACGCGGGTACCAAGAACTACATCGGCGGCAATTGCACCGTCAGCCTGATGCTGATGGGCCTGGGTGGCCTGTTCGAAGCCGGCCTGGTCGAGTGGATGAGCGCCATGACCTACCAGGCGGCCTCGGGTGCCGGTGCGCAGAACATGCGCGAGCTGATCAAGCAGATGGGTGCTACCCATGCTGCCGTCGCCGATGACCTGGCCAACCCGGCCAGCGCCATCCTCGACATCGACCGCAAGGTTGCCGAGACCATGCGCAGCGAAGCGTTCCCGACCGAGAACTTCGGCGTGCCACTGGCTGGCAGCCTGATCCCGTGGATCGACAAGGAACTGCCGAACGGTCAGAGCCGTGAAGAGTGGAAGGCCCAGGCCGAGACCAACAAGATCCTCGGCCGCTTCAAGAGCCCGATCCCGGTCGACGGCATCTGCGTGCGCATCGGCGCCATGCGTTGCCACAGCCAGGCGCTGACCATCAAGCTGAACAAGGACGTGCCGCTGGCCGACATCGAAGGCATGATCAGCCAGCACAACCCTTGGGTGAAGCTGGTACCTAACCAGCGTGAAATCAGCATGCAGGAGCTGAGCCCGACCAAGGTTACCGGCACCCTGAACATCCCGGTTGGCCGCCTGCGCAAGCTGAACATGGGGTCCCAGTACCTGGGCGCGTTCACCGTAGGTGACCAGCTGCTGTGGGGCGCGGCCGAGCCGCTGCGCCGCATGCTGCGGATTCTGCTGGAGCGTTGATCGCTCCGGCCTGACCGAAAACCCGCGCTGGCGACAGCGCGGGTTTTTTTATTTCCGATCCATCCCGGCCGGCCCGGCTCTTCTCTGCTTTCGCTTTCGCTTTTGCTTTTGCTTCTAGGCGCGCGATAGTTCAGGCGCCGCCGATTGCGACTTCAGGAGGCCGAGCGAAGGGATTGCGGAGGGAGGTGACGGGCATGGATGCCCGTCAAGCGCTGAGGCCCCATGGATGGGGCCTGCAGCGCGTCCTCCCGGGAGCAAGCCCGTAGCGAGGGGACCCCGGAGCGTAGCGCAGGGGCCGGATGATGGGAGCCGACGGTTTTTGGTTACTTTTTGCCACGACAAAAAGGGACCCGCCGTAAGGGCGGAAAGGTGACTTGGCGCCACCATCGCGAATGAATGTCTACTCGATGCGAATGCCCACATCCAAAAGCCAAAAAGCCAAAAAGCCAAAAAGCTTAAGCGACGGTTTTGATATGGCGAACAGTCCGTTTGCGATGGCGACGCTGATTCACCTTTTCGCCCTTACGGCGAGTCACTTTTTGTCAAACGCGACAAAAAGTAACCAAAAAACGCTGCGCTCCCATCATCCGGCCCCTCCGCTACGCTACGGGGTTCCCTCGCGCCGGTCTTGCTCCCGGGAGCACGCGCTGCAGGCCCCATCCATGGGGCCTCAGCGCTTGACGGGCATCCATGCCCGTCACCTCCCTCCGCAAGACCTCTGCTCGGCCTCCTGAAGTCGCGAAGATCAAGATCAAGATCAAGATCAAGAGCAGCGCAGCTCTAGGTTTGGGCCAGCACAGACAAAACTCTACAATCCGAGTAAAGTGCCGCCCCCCGCCGTTTTCAGCAAAAGGATCCCTTCCATGACACACCCTTTGGACATCGCCGTCGTCGGCGCCACCGGCAGCGTCGGTGAAGCCCTGGTGCAGATCCTCGAAGAGCTGGATTTCCCGGTCGCCACCCTGCACCTGCTAGCCAGCATGGAATCGGCGGGCAGTAGCGTGATGTTCGCCGGCAAGAAGCTGAAGGTACGTGAGGTGGACAGCTTCGACTTTGCCCAGGTCAAGCTGGCCTTTTTCGCCGCAGGCGCCGCAGTCAGCCGAAGCTTTGCCAGCAAGGCGCTGCAGGCAGGCTGCACGGTCATCGACCTGTCCGCTGGTCTGGACGACGCCCTGGCTCTGGTGCCCGAAGCCAACGCCGAACGCCTGATTGACCTGGCATTGCCCGCGCGCATCGTCAGCCCGTGCTCGGCCGCGGTTGCCCTGGCCGTTGCTCTGGCACCGCTCAAGCGCCTGCTGGATATCGAGCGGGTGCAGGTGATGGCCGCGCTGGCGGTGTCCGCACAAGGTCGGGAAGCTGTCAACGAACTCGCCCGGCAAACTGCCGAGCTGCTCAATGCCCGGCCCCTGGAGCCGCGCTTCTTCGATCGCCAGGTGGCGTTCAACGTGTTGGCCCAGGTCGGTGCCGCCGATGAGCAAGGCCACACCGCCCTGGAGCGCCGCCTGGTCGGTGAGCTGCGTGTGCTGCTGGGCCTGCCTGAACTGAAGATTTCCGTGAGCTGCGTTCAAGTCCCGGTATTTTTCGGCGATAGCTTCAGTGTGGCGGTACAGAGCCGTCGCCCGGTCGACCTGGAGGCGGTCAACCAGGCCCTCGAGGCGGCTGACAGCGTCGAACTGGTGGAGCGCGACGATTATCCGACTCCGGTAGGCGACGCAGTAGGCCAGGACGTGGTCTATGTTGGTCGTGTAAGGCATGGTGTTGATGAAGACCAGCAGCTCAACCTCTGGCTGACCACCGACAACGTGCGCAAAGGCGCCGCGCTCAATGCTGTGCAAGTGGCGCAATTGTTGATTAAACACATGCTGTAAAAGATACTGGCGAGCACTATTGTCCTGCTCTGCATGCAGGTTTCAGGACGCTTCATACAAGGGAAGAGGTCATGCTTCGAATTCGCAAACTGGTTCTGGCCATGGCTGCAGCATCGGCGCTGTCGTCGGGCATGGCGAATGCCCTGGGCCTGGGGGAACTGACCCTCAAATCGGCACAGAACCAGCCCCTGGACGCCGAGATCGAACTGCTCGACGTGCGCGACCTCACCGCTGCCGAAGTGGCACCGAGCCTGGCGCCGCCGGAAGATTTCAGCAAGGCCGGGGTGGCATTCCCAACCTACCTCGAAGACCTAACCTTCACGCCGGTGATCAACCCCAACGGCAAGAGCGTGCTGCGTGTTACCTCCAGCCAGCCGCTGCCGGAACCGGTGGTAAAGTTCCTGGTCCAGGTGATGTGGCCGCAGGGCCGCCTGCTGCGTGACTACAGCGTGCTGCTCGACCAGGCCAAGGCCCAGGGCGACAAGCCTGCGGCAGGCAATGTCGCGCCAGCGGTGACCGCTGCCGGCAGCTATACCACCCAGCGCCGGGACACCCTGTGGCAGATTGCCGCGCGCAATACCCAGGGCGGCTCGATCCAGCAGACCATGATCGCGATCCAGGCCCTGAACCCGGACGCTTTCATCGGCAACAACATCAACCAGCTGAAGGTTGGCCAGGTGTTGCGCCTGCCCGACCAGCAGCAGATCCAGAACATCCCGCAGAGCGAGGCGACCGCCGAGGTGGCCGAGCAGTATGCTGCCTGGCGTGAAGGTCGTCGCCTGGGCCCGCGTGCCCGCCAGCTGGACGCCACTCGCCGCGGTACCGCCGAGGCAGCTCCGGCGCGTATCGCCCAGGGCGACAACCTGCGCCTGGTCAGCCCGGGCAACCAGGCCGGTGCCGACCAGGCCAAGGCCCTCAATGACAAGCTGGCGGTGGCCCAGGAAAGCCTGGACACCAGTCGTCGCGACAACGAAGAGCTCAAGAGCCGCATGGCCGACCTGCAGAGCCAGCTGGACAAGCTGCAGCGTCTGATCGAGTTGAAGAACAACCAGCTGGCCCGCCTTGAAGCCCAGGGGGCGGCTGCACCGGCCGAACCGGTCGCCAAGCCTGCGCCTGCCGCCGTCGATACCGCACCCAAGCCGGTGCCCGCCGCCGAGGCCGCACCTGCCGGTCAGCCTGACAGCGTGATCGACGAAATCATGGGCAACCCGCTGCTGCTCGGGCTGATTTCCGGTAGCGCCTTCCTCGTACTGCTGCTTCTGCTGCTGTTGCTGGCGCGCAAGCGCAAGGCCCAGCAGGAGGCTGAAAAGCACCTGCGCATGGCGCGGGCGCTGGAAGAAGAGCAGGGCGCAGGCTTTGACAGCGATAGCGCAAGCTTCGATGGCGTAGAAGTCTCGGCGCCGAGCGTAACCCTGTCGCCGGCCGTGGTCGCCGCTTCGGCTGCCGCCGCCACCGCCGCGGAAAAAACGGCGGCACCCGCTGTCGAAGCGCAACCTGAACCGCAAGCCGACCCCCACGCCGCTTTGCTGGCGGAAGTCGAGCAGTGCGTGGCCGAAGGCCGCCTGAACCGCGCTACCGACCTGTTGGAACCTGCCGTGGCCGCCGCGCCGCAGCGTGACGACCTGCGCCTGAAACTGATGGATGTGTACGCCCGCCAGGGTGACCAGAGCGCGTTCGTCGAGCAGGAGCGCAAGTTGCCGGCCAGTGAGCAGAACAGTGCAGCGGTTGCCGGGTTGAAAGAGCGCTACCCGGCCATGCTCGGCCTGGCTGCTGCCGGCCTGGGCGCGGCGGCCCTGGCTGCCGAGATGGATGAGCAGTACGTGCAGGAGCTGTTGCAGGATCAGCCTGATACGCCAGTGGTTGCCGATGTAGCGCCGGAGGAAGTGCCGGCGGTCGAGCCAGAGGTGGCGATTGAACCAGAGGCCGTTGCTCTGGCGGAACCTGAAGCAGCGCTCGAACCCGAAGTTGACCTGGATGCTGAGCTGGATGCCTTCGATGAAGTGCCGACCCTCGATGCGCCGGGCCTGGACGAGCAGGACCTGGACAGTGCCTTCGACCTGAGCCTGGGTGACGACCTGCCCGAGCAAGACCCGCTGGCAGCGCCGCTGCTGGACGAATCTGTGGCCCAGCAACCTGTAGTCGAAGAGCCGGTACTGGATGAACCCGTGCTGGAATCGGCTCAGCCCGAAGACGAGCCGTTTGCGGTGGACGCCGAGCTACAGGCCGACGCTGACGCCGAATTCGAGGCCATGCTGGCGCAGGCCGAGCCACAGCCCGCTGTGGACCTGTCCGACTTCGACCTCGACATCAGCGAGCCGGTTGCCCCGGCAGCCCCGGCTGCGGTCGACGAAACCCCGGTGGATGTCGCCGCCGAGTTGGCTGCCTTCGACAGCGAGCCAGCGTTCGACCCGCTTTCCGAGTTCGATCTGCCATC of the Pseudomonas asiatica genome contains:
- the leuC gene encoding 3-isopropylmalate dehydratase large subunit produces the protein MAGKTLYDKLWEAHEVKRRDDGSSLIYIDRHIIHEVTSPQAFEGLRLANRKPWRIDANIATPDHNVPTTPERKGGIEAIVDQVSRLQVQTLDENCDEYGIVEFKMNDERQGIVHVISPEQGATLPGMTVVCGDSHTSTHGAFGALAHGIGTSEVEHVLATQCLVAKKMKNMLVRVEGQLPAGVTAKDIVLAVIGKIGTAGGNGHAMEFAGSAIRELSMEGRMTICNMSIEAGARVGLVAVDDTTVAYVEGRPYAPKGEQWKQAVEAWKGLVSDADAVFDTVVELDAAQIKPQVSWGTSPEMVLAVDQRVPDPAAEPDLIKRGSIERALKYMGLAANQAITDIKLDRVFIGSCTNSRIEDLRAAAEIAKGRKVAANVKQALVVPGSGLVKAQAEREGLDKIFLEAGFEWREPGCSMCLAMNPDRLESGEHCASTSNRNFEGRQGAGGRTHLVSPAMAAAAAVTGHFIDVRELIQGSAA
- the leuB gene encoding 3-isopropylmalate dehydrogenase, coding for MSKQILILPGDGIGPEIMAEAVKVLELANDKFQLGFNLEHDVIGGAAIDKHGVPLADETLERARKADAVLLGAVGGPKWDKIERDIRPERGLLKIRSQLGLFANLRPAILYPQLADASSLKPEIVSGLDILIVRELTGGIYFGAPRGQRELEGGERQAYDTLPYSESEVRRIARVGFDMARVRGKKLCSVDKANVLASSQLWREVVEDVAKDYPDVELSHMYVDNAAMQLVRAPKQFDVMVTDNMFGDILSDEASMLTGSIGMLPSASLDADNKGMYEPCHGSAPDIAGLGIANPLATILSVSMMLRYSFNQSAAAEAIEKAVSLVLDQGLRTGDIFSEGCRKVGTQEMGDAVVAALRNL
- the asd gene encoding aspartate-semialdehyde dehydrogenase translates to MKRVGLIGWRGMVGSVLMQRMLEEQDFDLIEPVFFTTSNVGGQGPNVGKDTAPLKDAYSIEELKTLDVILTCQGGDYTNEVFPKLREAGWQGYWIDAASSLRMQDDAVIILDPVNRKVIDQQLDAGTKNYIGGNCTVSLMLMGLGGLFEAGLVEWMSAMTYQAASGAGAQNMRELIKQMGATHAAVADDLANPASAILDIDRKVAETMRSEAFPTENFGVPLAGSLIPWIDKELPNGQSREEWKAQAETNKILGRFKSPIPVDGICVRIGAMRCHSQALTIKLNKDVPLADIEGMISQHNPWVKLVPNQREISMQELSPTKVTGTLNIPVGRLRKLNMGSQYLGAFTVGDQLLWGAAEPLRRMLRILLER
- a CDS encoding class I SAM-dependent methyltransferase, coding for MTSTQHTDVVQRQFGEQASAYLSSAVHAQGSEFGLLQDALAGRGHARVLDLGCGAGHVSFHVAPLVAEVVAYDLSQAMLDVVASAAAERGLANITTERGAAERLPFADASFDFVFSRYSAHHWSDLGLALREVRRVLKPGGVAAFIDVMSPGSPLLDTYLQTVEVLRDTSHVRDYSAAEWQRQVSEAGLHVRSHTRQPLRLEFSSWVERMRTPEPMRVAIRQLQQAMGEEVRQYYQIEADGSFSTDVLVLWAER
- a CDS encoding LysR family transcriptional regulator; the encoded protein is MDLANLSAFIAIAETGSFSGAADRLFLTQPAVSKRIAGLEQQLDVRLFDRLGREVTLTEAGRALLPRAYQILNVLDDTRRALTNLTGEVSGRLTLATSHHIGLHRLPPLLRAFTREYPAVALDIQFMDSEAAYDEILHGRAEIAVITLAPEPHHLVKAVPVWDDALDFVAAPEHPLANNNTVSLADVARHPAVFPGGNTFTHHIVQRLFESQGLTPNIAMSTNYLETIKMMVSIGLAWSVLPRTMLDEQVAPIALPGIQLSRQLGYILHTERTLSNAARAFMALLDSHAGPA
- the leuD gene encoding 3-isopropylmalate dehydratase small subunit yields the protein MKAFTQHTGLVAPLDRANVDTDQIIPKQFLKSIKRTGFGPNLFDEWRYLDVGQPYQDNSKRPLNKEFVLNHERYQGASVLLARENFGCGSSREHAPWALDEYGFRSVIAPSFADIFFNNSFKNGLLPIILSDEEVDELFKQVEAIPGYQLTIDLQAQAVTRPDGKVLHFEIDAFRKHCLLNGLDDIGLTLQDSDAIKAFEGKHRAGQPWLFRDA
- a CDS encoding PAS domain S-box protein, with amino-acid sequence MPKSANRFLRLPRIPAADPQESEQAWQNAPQLLAALNGARLGAWLWDIDSGRVSWSRGTQALFGFDPQRPLPADIDYLDLLPEEDRARTRQVFQAVFNGEPVEQAMRHRIRWPDGSLHWLEINGSLTHDPNGRPQMIGVIREITRQRERETALINSEKRFATLFHLSPNAILLTRRHDGMIFEVNQHFEDMFGWPGSQVIGKTSLELGLWANPEQRHQLLESTRGNTGPLIMEVQFRATSGKVHDGILCTQGIELEGGTFLLSTFIDTTERKRAEQALKDSQERLDLALDSAQLGTWDWHIPSGMLYGSARAAQLHGLPPIPFHESFDAFFEGVPEQERNSMRQAYRSLREGPAGNYQITYRVQLENGISRYIESRARLYRDEQGNPLRMAGTLLDITDQVEREQRLSASEEKFASLFQVSPDPICVTRQDTGQFIEINPAFTQTFGWSTEQVIGRTAEEIGLWAESIERAQRIERVIREQALSNVAVVVNHRNGAPLTCVISSRLITVDDQPCSVTTLRDITQQQRAEAALKSSEEKFAKAFHSSPDAITITERYSGRYLEINDGFCRLTGYNAADVVGRTVYEIGIWADDKQRSALLAELRERGRVHHREMLGRNKRGDILTVEVSVEPITLNEVDCLLVTARDVSQLKNAQAQIRHLAYHDPLTNLPNRALLMDRLSQQIALLRRHNLRGALLFLDLDHFKHINDSLGHPVGDTVLKIITARLEASVRLEDTVARLGGDEFVVLLSGLEGSRELVEEKVRGLADTLRELLAEPMSLDGQRLQVTPSIGVALIPDHGATPADLLKRADIALYRAKDSGRNTTQLFHTTMQKAASERLRMENDLRLALARGELALHFQPQVDARDNRIVGAEVLLRWHHPQLGQQPPAQFIQVLEESGLILEVGSWILDEACDACARMLGDGLIDADDFSLCVNISPRQFRQNDFVGRVLRSLDDYRLPRQMLTLEITEGIVIQNLEDTISKMRELKRYGVSFAMDDFGTGYSSLTYLKRLPVDALKIDQTFVRDAPEDPNDAEIVRAIVAMARSLELTVIAEGVELTEQLEFLERLGCHLYQGYLHSRPLPLPEFRQMLLEAPADY